The DNA region CCTCCAGCCGTGTCAGATGCACCACGGCGGAATGGACCTTGGGCGCGGGGCTAAAGGCCTCGGGCGGCAGGGTTAGTACAATGCGCGGATCAGTGCGCCATTGGGCCAGCAGGGCAAGGCGGCCATAAGCCTTGTCGCCGGGCTTGGCCACGATGCGTTGCGCCACCTCTTTTTGGAACATCAGCGTCAGGCTTTGCCAGAACGGTGGCCATTCATCGGGCGAGAGCCAGCGCACCAGCAGTTCCGTTCCGATATTATAGGGCAGGTTGGCCACCACGCGCACTGGCGGCGTCAAATAGGCCGAGACATCCAGCGCAAGCGCATCGGCGTTCACCACCTCTAGCTGGCCGGGATAGGCGGCGGCGATTTCCGCCAAGGCAGGCAGGCAACGCGCGTCCTTTTCCACGGCAAGCACACGGCGCGCCCCTTCGGCCAACAACCCGCGCGTCAGGCCGCCGGGTCCGGGGCCAACCTCCAGCACATCGCATTGCGTCAGATCGCCCGCCGCACGGGCAATTTTGGCGGTCAGGTTCAGGTCCAGCAAAAAGTTCTGGCCCAGCTGCTTTTTAGCAACCAGATCATGGGTGCGGATCACTTGGGCAAGGGTTGGAAGTCCGTCAATCGCGGCCATTTTTGCCCCTCGTATTTGACATGTCATGCGCCATACGCAAGGCGGCGATCAGGCTGGTGGCATCGGCAATTCCGCGCCCTGCGATATCAAACGCAGTGCCATGATCGGGTGAGGTGCGGATGAACGGCAGGCCCAGCGTCAGGTTGACGCCGCCTGCGAAATCGATGGTTTTGATCGGGATAAGCGCTTGGTCGTGATACATGCAGATGGCCACATCATATTGCGCGCGGGCCTTGGCGTGGAACATCGTATCGGCAGGAAGCGGGCCTACGATGTGCATCCCCTCGGCGCGCAGGCGGTCCAGCACGGGGATGATCAGGGTGAGCTCTTCAGCCCCCATCGCGCCACCTTCGCCGGCGTGGGGGTTCAGCCCGGCCACGGCGATGCGGGGGGCGGGCAGGCCGAAGTCCTGTTGCAGCCCGGCATGGGTGATGCGGATGGTTTCCTCAAGCGCGTCAGCCGTCAGGGCGCTTGGCACCTGGGCCAGCGGGATGTGGATGGTAACCGGCACCACCCGCAAGTCGGGACAGGCGAGCATCATCACCACGCGGTCCACCCCGCCAAGAGAGGCGAGAAATTCGGTATGGCCCGGAAAGGCAAACCCCGCGCCGTCTTTTAGCGCTTTTTTGTGGATCGGCGCGGTGCAAATCGCGGCGGCTTGCCCTTGTTGCACCAGATCCACGGCGCGGGCGATTACAGCGATCACATCGGCTGCGTGTTCGGGCAGCGCCGTGCCGGGTGTGGCGGGACTTGCAAATGGATGAGGCAGCACGGGAAGGGTGCCTGCCGCAACGCCTATTGCCTGTTGGGGCCTGTCGATAAGCTGGAATTTCGTGCCGGCAGGCAGATGCCTTGGATCACCGATCCAGAAGAACGGCAGATCATCGCCCAATGCTTCGCGCGCCAGCACCGCAATCTCTGGCCCGATGCCTGCGGGTTCACCGCAGGTCAGGGCGATGGGGGGCTGTGCCATGTGCTTATGGTTCGCGGATAATGGCGTTGAAGCGCAGTTCTTCGAGATAGCTGTTCGCCAGAACGCCCGCCCGCTGGTTGAGCAAGCGTTCACGCACCTCTGCCTCGGATGGCGGTGTTTCCTGAACCGGCGCGCGCGCGCAGAGCATCAAGAACATATGGGCCGCGCCAGAGGGGAAATCCACACTTTCGCCCGGGTCCAGATCGGCAAGCGCGCGGCCGATATTTGCGGGCAGGGCGCTGGCGGTTTTGGTTTCGCGGATCAGGTTCTCGGCGGGCTGGCCCTTATTGATGCCGTAAAGATCATCGCAGGTGTCGATTTTGCTGCGCAGGTCGGCGGCTGCAGCGGCACCACCCGCGGCGGGCAGAAAGTACTGGGCGTAATCAATCTCGATTGCTTTCGGACCAAGGCCGTCAATCTCTTCCAAGCCGCGCAACTGAAACAGCGCGACAGCCCCGTTCATTGCCACCGGGGCAGAGACCTCACCCGGTGCAAGGCCAAGGATGGAAGAGGCCAAAGGCGCGGGCAGGTTGGCAAGCGGCATCCAGTCCAGACGCCCGCCGCGTGCGGCTGTGGGGGATGCGGAATTGCTGCGTGCCGCCGAGGCAAAGCCACCTTCGGATTTGATCCGGTCACGCAAACGTTCGGCGCGGGCCATCGCGGCAGTCTCTTGGCCGGGCGGGGCGGGGATCACCAGCTCAGAGATAAGGACGCGCATGGCGGTATTCTGGCCCGCGAGGGCGATCGCTTGTTTCACCTCTGCATCCGAAATGAAGATTTTTCCGGCGTAGCGCTGTCGCACGACTTCACGCCACAATAGGCCTGCCTCAACGAAATCGCGGAAGGTTTGGGGCGATACGCCGGCCTGGCCCAAGGCTGCGACGAATTGCTCTCCTGACATTTCCACACGGCTGGCGAATTCGCCCATACCGGCGGCGATCTGTTCGGGGGTGGCCTTGAGGCCCATCGATTTGGCGGCAGCCATGCGCAGACGGTCTTCGACCAGCGCCTTGGTTGCCTGTGTTTCCAGATCGCCCGAGGTGTTGAACAACCGCAGCATCTGGATGCGCTGTTGGACCTCGAATTCGGTGATCGCGCTGTCATTGACATAGAGCCGCGGCGCGAACAGGTTTTGGGCCTGTACCGGGGCGGACCCCATGAAAAGGGCTGAAAGGGCGATAGCAAGAACGGCTGGACGCATCATCGTATTCTTCTCACGGCTTGGATCAGGGGCTGATCTGGTCAGTATGTGGTACTCTGCCGGGCGGGGTCATGGCAACACCCTAACCGCTACAGGCAGAGGCGGGGCCGCGCAGCGCCTTGCCGCCAAAGCCTAGCAGGTCGATAGAGAGGCCGAAATCGGTTGTCGGATCAACGGCGGTGGATTCGGTAAAGCGGCGCGAGATCGCCAGATCCAGCTTCAGGCACTCATTCCGAAACGCAAGGTTGACCCCGGCAGAGGCGGCGCGGTCAGCAACGAAATCATAGCGGGTGTTGAGGCTTGCCTCCCAATTCGGGTTGACCTGATAGCTGCCGTCCAATGTCAGCTCTGACACAGGGTCTGTGCGGCTCTCGCTTGGGTCGGCGCGCATCCGGACATAGGATGACGACAGGCTGTAATCATCGCGGGCCAGCTCCAGCCGCAATTCGCCCTTGGTCAACCCGAAATCGGAATCGAACACCAGCCGGTTGGTCATGGAGATGCCATCGGCAAGTGAAAGCTGGGTCGCGGCCAGCCAGTCTGAACGCGTGCCTTGAAGGCCCGAGGCGATGCCGAACTGGCCGTAATCCTCTTTGCGGATGATGCGGCCAAGGGTCAGGCCAAGCGACCAGCCTGCCGGATCATAGCGGGTGTAGCCGATGCCAATATTAGCGTAGGTGCCGCGCTCAACCCGATCGGCACCGGGAAACCGGTTGAAGGAAAACAAGTTGCCCTCGTCAAATTCCACCAGCGCGCCGTCTTCATTCGGGATGCTGGTGGTATTGCGCGTGGTCCAGACCAGTTGCATCACAGGTTCCAGCACATGGCTGGCCCCGCCTTGCGAGGCGCGCACCCATGGCCAGCGCAGTTCCACCCCGCCGGCCGCGGTGCCGCGAAAGCTGCTGCCAGCATAGGTGGTATCTTGCCGGATGCGGTAAAAGTCGCCGTTCACCTCGGTCATGACCGCGCCCAGCACGCCCGCAGGCAGCACCCAGTTGCGGCGCCAGTCGGCGGTCAGGGACAGCCGTGCCATATCGCGTCCGTCGCCAATTCCGTCGCCATCGCTGTCGGCAGGGTTGTCAGAGCTGCGGTAATGGCTGTGGGTTTGCACGCGCATCCCGCCCTCACCGCCGATAAGGTTGGGTGAAAACCGCCGCTGATAGGTCATGTCGGTCACGATAGAGGGCAGGGTGCTGTTCACATCCCCCGCCCTGATAGAGCGATAGTTGATCAGCCGTGAGGAGATATATTCGTTGCGCCGCGTACGGGCCACCTCGATCCGGCTATCAAGCCTGTCTTCGGAAGAGATCCCGTAATCCAGCAGATAAGCCTCATCGCTGACCACAATCCCCGAGAAGGACAGGATGAAATCCCGTGGCAGGATGAAGCCGCCGTCAACCTCCAGATAGCCGCGGGTTTCATCGGGGCGCAAAAGATCGCGGCTAAGGGCGCCGTTCATCTCCAACGCGCCGGTGCGGAACGCTTGGCGATAGCGCAGTTCAACCGTGCGCCCGTCTTTGCTGGACAGATAGGGGGTGACGGTCAGGTCCTTGTCATCACCGATCGGGATGAAATAGGGCAGTTTGACCCCGAACCCTAGGTCGCTGGTGGTGCGGAACGAGGGCGCCAAAACCCCTGCCTGACGTTTCAGTGTCGGATCAGGGATGCGCAAGCGCGGCAACCAGAAAACCGGCACACCCGCGACGCGCAGGCTGGCATTGTCGAAATAGATCTGGCGTTCCTGCTCATCATGGACAACGCGACTGGCGCGGATTTCCCAAAGCGGCGTCGGGTTGCTGGCGCATACCTTGCACGATGACACAACCGTATTGCCAAGGCTGGTGTAACGACCGCCAATGCGCATCATTTCAGAGGAGGCAAGCTGTAACTGTTGGTCCAGCACAAGGCGCGCGCTATGCAGTACCCCATCGGCGAAATCGGATGACAGTTCGGCCTGATCGGCCAGAATGATCGTGCCGCTATCATCGGTCAGAACAATCGGCCCGCTGATGCGCAGACTGTCGGCGCTGCGGTCATAGGTGATGCTGCTGGCCTTGAGGCGGCTGCCCTTGTGAAACACTTCCACATTGCCATCGGCCACCAAAGTATCATCGCCCGCAATCGCCACACGGTCGGCCACCAGAGAGGCAAGATCCTGGCCGTGGCCCGCAATCGGGGCAAGCAGCAAGGATAGGATAAGGGCGAT from Pseudorhodobacter turbinis includes:
- the rsmA gene encoding 16S rRNA (adenine(1518)-N(6)/adenine(1519)-N(6))-dimethyltransferase RsmA, encoding MAAIDGLPTLAQVIRTHDLVAKKQLGQNFLLDLNLTAKIARAAGDLTQCDVLEVGPGPGGLTRGLLAEGARRVLAVEKDARCLPALAEIAAAYPGQLEVVNADALALDVSAYLTPPVRVVANLPYNIGTELLVRWLSPDEWPPFWQSLTLMFQKEVAQRIVAKPGDKAYGRLALLAQWRTDPRIVLTLPPEAFSPAPKVHSAVVHLTRLEAPRYPANGAMLSRITAMAFNQRRKMLRSSLKAMGPDIEARLEAVGIAPTARAEEISLEKFCALSMGYP
- the pdxA gene encoding 4-hydroxythreonine-4-phosphate dehydrogenase PdxA; amino-acid sequence: MAQPPIALTCGEPAGIGPEIAVLAREALGDDLPFFWIGDPRHLPAGTKFQLIDRPQQAIGVAAGTLPVLPHPFASPATPGTALPEHAADVIAVIARAVDLVQQGQAAAICTAPIHKKALKDGAGFAFPGHTEFLASLGGVDRVVMMLACPDLRVVPVTIHIPLAQVPSALTADALEETIRITHAGLQQDFGLPAPRIAVAGLNPHAGEGGAMGAEELTLIIPVLDRLRAEGMHIVGPLPADTMFHAKARAQYDVAICMYHDQALIPIKTIDFAGGVNLTLGLPFIRTSPDHGTAFDIAGRGIADATSLIAALRMAHDMSNTRGKNGRD
- a CDS encoding peptidylprolyl isomerase, encoding MMRPAVLAIALSALFMGSAPVQAQNLFAPRLYVNDSAITEFEVQQRIQMLRLFNTSGDLETQATKALVEDRLRMAAAKSMGLKATPEQIAAGMGEFASRVEMSGEQFVAALGQAGVSPQTFRDFVEAGLLWREVVRQRYAGKIFISDAEVKQAIALAGQNTAMRVLISELVIPAPPGQETAAMARAERLRDRIKSEGGFASAARSNSASPTAARGGRLDWMPLANLPAPLASSILGLAPGEVSAPVAMNGAVALFQLRGLEEIDGLGPKAIEIDYAQYFLPAAGGAAAAADLRSKIDTCDDLYGINKGQPAENLIRETKTASALPANIGRALADLDPGESVDFPSGAAHMFLMLCARAPVQETPPSEAEVRERLLNQRAGVLANSYLEELRFNAIIREP
- a CDS encoding LPS-assembly protein LptD; this translates as MIRRIALILSLLLAPIAGHGQDLASLVADRVAIAGDDTLVADGNVEVFHKGSRLKASSITYDRSADSLRISGPIVLTDDSGTIILADQAELSSDFADGVLHSARLVLDQQLQLASSEMMRIGGRYTSLGNTVVSSCKVCASNPTPLWEIRASRVVHDEQERQIYFDNASLRVAGVPVFWLPRLRIPDPTLKRQAGVLAPSFRTTSDLGFGVKLPYFIPIGDDKDLTVTPYLSSKDGRTVELRYRQAFRTGALEMNGALSRDLLRPDETRGYLEVDGGFILPRDFILSFSGIVVSDEAYLLDYGISSEDRLDSRIEVARTRRNEYISSRLINYRSIRAGDVNSTLPSIVTDMTYQRRFSPNLIGGEGGMRVQTHSHYRSSDNPADSDGDGIGDGRDMARLSLTADWRRNWVLPAGVLGAVMTEVNGDFYRIRQDTTYAGSSFRGTAAGGVELRWPWVRASQGGASHVLEPVMQLVWTTRNTTSIPNEDGALVEFDEGNLFSFNRFPGADRVERGTYANIGIGYTRYDPAGWSLGLTLGRIIRKEDYGQFGIASGLQGTRSDWLAATQLSLADGISMTNRLVFDSDFGLTKGELRLELARDDYSLSSSYVRMRADPSESRTDPVSELTLDGSYQVNPNWEASLNTRYDFVADRAASAGVNLAFRNECLKLDLAISRRFTESTAVDPTTDFGLSIDLLGFGGKALRGPASACSG